One region of Marivirga arenosa genomic DNA includes:
- a CDS encoding T9SS type B sorting domain-containing protein yields MKEFYKFIKSLLAVFILVSFFSYEAKSQCPTAVAANKSHTDISCFGANDGTITVEITDGTPPFNFELFDNNIGSFVTLSVTRTVSGDGRTVVFSDLYPSSFQVVVFKSGCPTIQVTDGLFGFVIDEPTQLTASVNTVVNDCDNTGIGSIDIDVSGGTPDGGGNYFYSWSNLATTQDISGLSPGSYDVTITDDNGCTTSITGITVDPGPDAGTAGTANACNNDASFNLYNVLGGTPDLTGSFTAAGTNPEVVTISQPGDGSTSTADFDGVASGVYVFTYEVTSPGCPPATADVTITVSDAPDAGLDTTVDACSDEGAFDLFSALNGTPQALNGTWTEDPGNPATSILTQGGDGSTGTANLTTALGSYNFIYTVTSAGCIDAVATLTVNVNALPNAGTADAANACNNDASFNLYNVLGGTPDLTGSFTAAGTNPEVVTISQPGDGSTSTADFDGVASGVYVFTYEVTSPGCPPATADVTITVSDAPDAGLDTTVDACSDEGAFDLFSALNGTPQALNGTWTEDPGNPATSILTQGGDGSTGTANLTTALGSYNFIYTVTSAGCIDAVATLTVNVNALPNAGTADAANACNNDASFNLYNVLGGTPDLTGSFTAAGTNPEVVTISQPGDGSTSTADFDGVASGVYVFTYEVTSPGCPPATADVTITVSDAPDAGLDTTVDACSDEGAFDLFSALNGTPQALNGTWTEDPGNPATSILTQGGDGSTGTANLTTALGSYNFIYTVTSAGCIDAVATLTVNVNALPNAGTADAANACNNDASFNLYNVLGGTPDLTGSFTAAGTNPEVVTISQPGDGSTSTADFDGVASGVYVFTYEVTSPGCPPATADVTITVSDAPDAGLDTTVDACSDEGAFDLFSALNGTPQALNGTWTEDPGNPATSILTQGGDGSTGTANLTTALGSYNFIYTVTSAGCIDAVATLTVNVNALPNAGTADAANACNNDASFNLYNVLGGTPDLTGSFTAAGTNPEVVTISQPGDGSTSTADFDGVASGVYVFTYEVTSPGCPPATADVTITVSDAPDAGLDTTVDACSDEGAFDLFSALNGTPQALNGTWTEDPGNPATSILTQGGDGSTGTANLSTALGSYNFIYTVTSAGCIDAVATLTVNVNALPNAGTADAANACNNDASFNLYNVLGGTPDLTGSFTAAGTNPEVVTISQPGDGSTSTADFDGVASGVYVFTYEVTSPGCPPATADVTITVSDAPDAGLDTTVDACSDEGAFDLFSALNGTPQALNGTWTEDPGNPATSILTQGGDGSTGTANLTTALGSYNFIYTVTSAGCIDAVATLTVNVNALPNAGTADAANACNNDASFNLYNVLGGTPDLTGSFTAAGTNPEVVTISQPGDGSTSTADFDGVASGVYVFTYEVTSPGCPPATADVTITVSDAPDAGLDTTVDACSDEGAFDLFSALNGTPQALNGTWTEDPGNPATSILTQGGDGSTGTANLTTALGSYNFIYTVTSAGCIDAVATLTVNVNALPNAGTADAANACNNDASFNLYNVLGGTPDLTGSFTAAGTNPEVVTISQPGDGSTSTADFDGVASGVYVFTYEVTSPGCPPATADVTITVSDAPDAGLDTTVDACSDEGAFDLFSALNGTPQALNGTWTEDPGNPATSILTQGGDGSTGTANLSTALGSYNFIYTVTSAGCIDAVATLTVNVNALPNAGTADAANACNNDASFNLYNVLGGTPDLTGSFTAAGTNPEVVTISQPGDGSTSTADFDGVASGVYVFTYEVTSPGCPPATADVTITVSDAPDAGLDTTVDACSDEGAFDLFSALNGTPQALNGTWTEDPGNPATSILTQGGDGSTGTANLTTALGSYNFIYTVTSAGCIDAVATLTVNVNALPNAGTAQTPANVCDFPASYDLFGMLDGSQDGGGVWSQTTGPSSLTVSPFTGDVDLSAAAVGTYTFTYTVPGSGGCNNASTVVQINIGAISLSGVVSDASGCGVSDGGIDLTVTSSFGGTDTFTFDWTGPNGYTNTLTGVSDGDITSVEGGTYNVTVTSDNTGCVTTASFVINEPILFTIDNFTSTDQSQCGLDDGAVSFDIGSGTGPYNYYIVDTNTLVEVDRSDADPSSTYSFASLAPGDYEVFVEDGACTDSRTFTVAPATLVGGITTTTNQTQCGVNDGSITFEVTTGVGPFNYYVVDTNTSTEVDRSDADPSTTYSFSSLAPGNYEIFVEEGPCVDSETFTINPADQIAAIVNSFTEPNCGATDGVISLEVTDVGNDFDVTYDDGINPPVTSTVVAVTGPQTVDLTGLGQGNYTITITDNSTTCEVVLNQLLNENAPFDIDNSATSITNISTCGSTDGAIDVAITGSFTGPTTFTWTGPAGFTDPNTEDLTGLDIAGDYQLTIEDAGCTIVSNIFTITAPTPPTSVAGADSTICLPTIQLYADALAADQVGEWQIVSQPAGATANIIDPTSPTTSFEDLFELGDYTLAWILENTLTNCSDSDTIVITRKDITIADAGTDIETCSGIVALSGNASGVDETGTWSIISSPAGAVADFDDANIENTNFSINDLTVSGDYVIRWTITDDNNICTETFEDITITYELAPSAGTFNTAPSVNLSTGDSPFDLFTLLDNEDTGGTWALTSSSNAGGTDPSFDVNTGEVDLSIASTGIYEFTYTVNGTLACATDSETVTIDYLNFECEDTKFTAITEDATCQGVQDGEVFLFLQSVSNVDSLDITINSVVMDTFSIKLGNPGSGNLAQIDTTFFAGNYEVILKDLVNSCEDTISVLVGQKQSILPLINTSDATCDNPVGQIQVTIDGTFDFVLLDSTDAPLDTTNTGLFTDLAPAKYGIAFNNTGGCQIDTVKNIIINEPTQVSNSALDLTVVEPSCNTTTAQILINFELEGEYLYQILDTAEVVIDSITTDSGSWTLELDTLGLFELVVTNIDNPGVCEPNSRNFNIERSGGFTATVVDKTDVVCFGDNTGSVTIELDGIGSGFYSLDGFIWNEFISGEPITGLTAQRSILVSDQGGTSECEQSITIDIQHLSQPIEFVGNANITLVTQASCTTAEEIGVIKVPEVTGGVAPYVYSIDGDLVELDSDRNISGLARNADELTITDATGCSETFDIRSIVSPNEIRAEVVEINPTNNCVDEPEGILVTIDQTTIDNVPGPYNLIINKVNDTTTSEYVLNINTNGSREFTISQFDLDNNVPFEKGARYRWTIRATDDDQACSADNFVTINGGAIIPTFDIQANDVACFQESGSIEISNIVADETIPLNIEVYEGNDVDPTQIFTLNSIPESRMFLIDQSLYGMVARGDYIIKLTQQPDNCNSVIESENAAIFIDAPVNQLNVELVPEPNLPPGIERERADMNPMPTTRPDQANGSISIRLVEPTSGANGYSAQIFLLTPLGGNNSADYILPEEPIDFGADQTITFDNLLPGVYEIEYYDTFGCGTDGSKLVFDGEGSSDITVDFDRSPFIPNVFTPNNDGKNDFFRILNLPDNGAELVVTNRNGTIVYRDSNYRNSNLWDGGDNPDGVYFYQLTVDGNTQSGWVEIIRGRR; encoded by the coding sequence ATGAAGGAGTTTTACAAATTTATAAAAAGCTTATTAGCTGTATTTATTTTAGTTTCATTTTTCAGTTATGAAGCTAAAAGTCAATGTCCTACTGCTGTAGCTGCTAATAAAAGTCACACTGATATTAGTTGTTTTGGCGCTAATGATGGAACAATTACTGTAGAAATTACAGATGGAACACCTCCATTTAATTTTGAATTATTTGACAATAATATTGGAAGTTTTGTTACTTTAAGCGTAACTAGGACAGTTAGTGGAGATGGAAGAACGGTTGTTTTTTCAGATTTATATCCATCTTCATTTCAAGTTGTTGTATTTAAATCGGGTTGCCCCACGATACAAGTAACTGATGGTTTATTTGGTTTTGTTATTGATGAGCCCACTCAATTAACGGCTAGCGTTAATACAGTTGTTAACGATTGTGATAACACTGGTATTGGTTCAATAGATATAGATGTTTCAGGCGGGACACCTGATGGAGGAGGTAATTATTTCTATTCATGGAGTAATTTAGCAACAACCCAAGATATTTCCGGTTTATCTCCAGGATCATATGATGTTACAATCACTGATGATAATGGTTGTACCACTAGTATCACAGGAATTACGGTTGATCCGGGGCCAGATGCAGGAACGGCAGGCACAGCGAATGCATGTAATAATGATGCATCGTTTAATTTATATAATGTATTAGGCGGTACACCAGATTTAACAGGAAGCTTTACGGCAGCGGGAACCAATCCGGAGGTGGTAACGATTAGCCAACCAGGCGATGGTTCTACTTCAACAGCAGACTTTGATGGAGTAGCATCAGGGGTTTATGTGTTTACCTACGAGGTTACCTCGCCAGGATGTCCACCAGCGACAGCGGATGTAACGATAACCGTAAGTGATGCACCAGATGCAGGTTTAGATACTACGGTAGATGCGTGTTCAGATGAGGGAGCTTTTGATTTATTCAGTGCATTAAACGGAACGCCACAAGCGTTGAATGGAACTTGGACGGAGGATCCGGGCAACCCAGCCACGAGTATATTAACTCAAGGAGGAGATGGAAGCACGGGAACAGCGAATTTGACTACAGCATTAGGTAGTTATAATTTTATATATACAGTAACCTCAGCAGGCTGTATAGATGCAGTAGCGACTTTAACAGTTAATGTGAATGCCTTACCGAATGCAGGAACAGCGGATGCAGCGAATGCATGTAATAATGATGCATCGTTTAATTTATATAATGTATTAGGCGGTACACCAGATTTAACAGGAAGCTTTACGGCAGCGGGAACCAATCCGGAGGTGGTAACGATTAGCCAACCAGGCGATGGTTCTACTTCAACAGCAGACTTTGATGGAGTAGCATCAGGGGTTTATGTGTTTACCTACGAGGTTACCTCGCCAGGATGTCCACCAGCGACAGCGGATGTAACGATAACCGTAAGTGATGCACCAGATGCAGGTTTAGATACTACGGTAGATGCGTGTTCAGATGAGGGAGCTTTTGATTTATTCAGTGCATTAAACGGAACGCCACAAGCGTTGAATGGTACATGGACGGAGGATCCAGGCAACCCAGCCACGAGTATATTAACTCAAGGAGGAGATGGAAGCACGGGAACAGCGAATTTGACTACAGCATTAGGTAGTTATAATTTTATATATACAGTAACCTCAGCAGGCTGTATAGATGCAGTAGCGACTTTAACAGTTAATGTGAATGCCTTACCGAATGCAGGAACAGCGGATGCAGCGAATGCATGTAATAATGATGCATCGTTTAATTTATATAATGTATTAGGCGGTACACCAGATTTAACAGGAAGCTTTACGGCAGCGGGAACCAATCCGGAGGTGGTAACGATTAGCCAACCAGGCGATGGTTCTACTTCAACAGCAGACTTTGATGGAGTAGCATCAGGGGTTTATGTGTTTACCTACGAGGTTACCTCGCCAGGATGTCCACCAGCGACAGCGGATGTAACGATAACCGTAAGTGATGCACCAGATGCAGGTTTAGATACTACGGTAGATGCGTGTTCAGATGAGGGAGCTTTTGATTTATTCAGTGCATTAAACGGAACGCCACAAGCGTTGAATGGTACATGGACGGAGGATCCAGGCAACCCAGCCACGAGTATATTAACTCAAGGAGGAGATGGAAGCACGGGAACAGCGAATTTGACTACAGCATTAGGTAGTTATAATTTTATATATACAGTAACCTCAGCAGGCTGTATAGATGCAGTAGCGACTTTAACAGTTAATGTGAATGCCTTACCGAATGCAGGAACAGCGGATGCAGCGAATGCATGTAATAATGATGCATCGTTTAATTTATATAATGTATTAGGCGGTACACCAGATTTAACAGGAAGCTTTACGGCAGCGGGAACCAATCCGGAGGTGGTAACGATTAGCCAACCAGGCGATGGTTCTACTTCAACAGCAGACTTTGATGGAGTAGCATCAGGGGTTTATGTGTTTACCTACGAGGTTACCTCGCCAGGATGTCCACCAGCGACAGCGGATGTAACGATAACCGTAAGTGATGCACCAGATGCAGGTTTAGATACTACGGTAGATGCGTGTTCAGATGAGGGAGCTTTTGATTTATTCAGTGCATTAAACGGAACGCCACAAGCGTTGAATGGTACATGGACGGAGGATCCAGGCAACCCAGCCACGAGTATATTAACTCAAGGAGGAGATGGAAGCACGGGAACAGCGAATTTGACTACAGCATTAGGTAGTTATAATTTTATATATACAGTAACCTCAGCAGGCTGTATAGATGCAGTAGCGACTTTAACAGTTAATGTGAATGCCTTACCGAATGCAGGAACAGCGGATGCAGCGAATGCATGTAATAATGATGCATCGTTTAATTTATATAATGTATTAGGCGGTACACCAGATTTAACAGGAAGCTTTACGGCAGCGGGAACCAATCCGGAGGTGGTAACGATTAGCCAACCAGGCGATGGTTCTACTTCAACAGCAGACTTTGATGGAGTAGCATCAGGGGTTTATGTGTTTACCTACGAGGTTACCTCGCCAGGATGTCCACCAGCGACAGCGGATGTAACGATAACCGTAAGTGATGCACCAGATGCAGGTTTAGATACTACGGTAGATGCGTGTTCAGATGAGGGAGCTTTTGATTTATTCAGTGCATTAAACGGAACGCCACAAGCGTTGAATGGAACTTGGACGGAGGATCCGGGCAACCCAGCCACGAGTATATTAACTCAAGGAGGAGATGGAAGCACGGGAACAGCGAATTTGAGTACAGCATTAGGTAGTTATAATTTTATATATACAGTAACCTCAGCAGGCTGTATAGATGCAGTAGCGACTTTAACAGTTAATGTGAATGCCTTACCGAATGCAGGAACAGCGGATGCAGCGAATGCATGTAATAATGATGCATCGTTTAATTTATATAATGTATTAGGCGGTACACCAGATTTAACAGGAAGCTTTACGGCAGCGGGAACCAATCCGGAGGTGGTAACGATTAGCCAACCAGGCGATGGTTCTACTTCAACAGCAGACTTTGATGGAGTAGCATCAGGGGTTTATGTGTTTACCTACGAGGTTACCTCGCCAGGATGTCCACCAGCGACAGCGGATGTAACGATAACCGTAAGTGATGCACCAGATGCAGGTTTAGATACTACGGTAGATGCGTGTTCAGATGAGGGAGCTTTTGATTTATTCAGTGCATTAAACGGAACGCCACAAGCGTTGAATGGTACATGGACGGAGGATCCAGGCAACCCAGCCACGAGTATATTAACTCAAGGAGGAGATGGAAGCACGGGAACAGCGAATTTGACTACAGCATTAGGTAGTTATAATTTTATATATACAGTAACCTCAGCAGGCTGTATAGATGCAGTAGCGACTTTAACAGTTAATGTGAATGCCTTACCGAATGCAGGAACAGCGGATGCAGCGAATGCATGTAATAATGATGCATCGTTTAATTTATATAATGTATTAGGCGGTACACCAGATTTAACAGGAAGCTTTACGGCAGCGGGAACCAATCCGGAGGTGGTAACGATTAGCCAACCAGGCGATGGTTCTACTTCAACAGCAGACTTTGATGGAGTAGCATCAGGGGTTTATGTGTTTACCTACGAGGTTACCTCGCCAGGATGTCCACCAGCGACAGCGGATGTAACGATAACCGTAAGTGATGCACCAGATGCAGGTTTAGATACTACGGTAGATGCGTGTTCAGATGAGGGAGCTTTTGATTTATTCAGTGCATTAAACGGAACGCCACAAGCGTTGAATGGTACATGGACGGAGGATCCAGGCAACCCAGCCACGAGTATATTAACTCAAGGAGGAGATGGAAGCACGGGAACAGCGAATTTGACTACAGCATTAGGTAGTTATAATTTTATATATACAGTAACCTCAGCAGGCTGTATAGATGCAGTAGCGACTTTAACAGTTAATGTGAATGCCTTACCGAATGCAGGAACAGCGGATGCAGCGAATGCATGTAATAATGATGCATCGTTTAATTTATATAATGTATTAGGCGGTACACCAGATTTAACAGGAAGCTTTACGGCAGCGGGAACCAATCCGGAGGTGGTAACGATTAGCCAACCAGGCGATGGTTCTACTTCAACAGCAGACTTTGATGGAGTAGCATCAGGGGTTTATGTGTTTACCTACGAGGTTACCTCGCCAGGATGTCCACCAGCGACAGCGGATGTAACGATAACCGTAAGTGATGCACCAGATGCAGGTTTAGATACTACGGTAGATGCGTGTTCAGATGAGGGAGCTTTTGATTTATTCAGTGCATTAAACGGAACGCCACAAGCGTTGAATGGAACTTGGACGGAGGATCCGGGCAACCCAGCCACGAGTATATTAACTCAAGGAGGAGATGGAAGCACGGGAACAGCGAATTTGAGTACAGCATTAGGTAGTTATAATTTTATATATACAGTAACCTCAGCAGGCTGTATAGATGCAGTAGCGACTTTAACAGTTAATGTGAATGCCTTACCGAATGCAGGAACAGCGGATGCAGCGAATGCATGTAATAATGATGCATCGTTTAATTTATATAATGTATTAGGCGGTACACCAGATTTAACAGGAAGCTTTACGGCAGCGGGAACCAATCCGGAGGTGGTAACGATTAGCCAACCAGGCGATGGTTCTACTTCAACAGCAGACTTTGATGGAGTAGCATCAGGGGTTTATGTGTTTACCTACGAGGTTACCTCGCCAGGATGTCCACCAGCGACAGCGGATGTAACGATAACCGTAAGTGATGCACCAGATGCAGGTTTAGATACTACGGTAGATGCGTGTTCAGATGAGGGAGCTTTTGATTTATTCAGTGCATTAAACGGAACGCCACAAGCGTTGAATGGTACATGGACGGAGGATCCAGGCAACCCAGCCACGAGTATATTAACTCAAGGAGGAGATGGAAGCACGGGAACAGCGAATTTGACTACAGCATTAGGTAGTTATAATTTTATATATACAGTAACCTCAGCAGGCTGTATAGATGCAGTAGCGACTTTAACAGTTAATGTGAATGCCTTACCGAATGCAGGAACAGCACAAACTCCTGCAAATGTATGCGATTTTCCTGCCAGCTACGATTTATTTGGTATGTTAGATGGTAGTCAAGATGGAGGGGGAGTATGGTCACAAACAACTGGCCCTAGTTCTTTAACAGTTAGTCCTTTTACTGGTGATGTAGATCTAAGTGCAGCTGCAGTAGGTACTTACACTTTTACTTATACAGTACCAGGCTCAGGAGGTTGCAACAATGCGTCAACTGTTGTACAGATAAATATAGGTGCTATTTCCTTAAGTGGAGTTGTGTCAGATGCCTCTGGATGTGGTGTTTCAGATGGTGGTATTGACCTTACTGTAACAAGTAGCTTTGGTGGAACTGATACTTTTACCTTTGATTGGACAGGTCCTAATGGATATACAAATACACTAACTGGTGTTTCAGATGGAGATATCACTAGCGTAGAAGGTGGAACATATAACGTTACAGTTACATCAGATAATACAGGCTGTGTAACTACTGCATCATTTGTAATAAACGAACCGATACTATTTACAATTGATAACTTCACATCTACTGATCAATCTCAATGCGGGCTTGATGATGGTGCTGTAAGCTTTGATATAGGAAGTGGTACTGGACCATATAATTACTATATTGTTGATACAAATACCTTAGTAGAAGTAGATAGATCAGATGCTGACCCATCTTCTACCTATAGCTTTGCATCCTTAGCACCAGGAGATTATGAAGTGTTTGTCGAAGACGGAGCATGTACTGATTCAAGAACGTTTACAGTGGCTCCAGCTACATTAGTTGGTGGAATTACAACTACAACAAATCAAACGCAGTGTGGAGTAAATGATGGCTCCATAACTTTTGAAGTGACTACAGGTGTAGGACCGTTTAACTATTATGTTGTAGATACAAATACTTCTACGGAAGTGGACAGATCAGATGCTGACCCTTCAACTACTTATAGCTTTTCATCTTTAGCACCAGGTAACTATGAAATTTTCGTAGAAGAAGGTCCATGTGTAGATTCTGAAACATTTACTATTAACCCAGCTGATCAAATTGCTGCTATAGTAAATTCATTTACTGAACCTAATTGTGGTGCAACAGATGGTGTTATTTCACTGGAAGTAACGGATGTAGGTAATGATTTTGATGTTACTTATGATGACGGGATAAATCCACCAGTTACTAGTACTGTAGTAGCCGTGACTGGCCCTCAAACTGTAGATTTAACAGGATTAGGTCAAGGAAATTATACAATTACCATAACTGACAATTCTACGACTTGTGAAGTGGTTTTAAATCAGTTATTAAATGAAAATGCGCCATTTGATATTGATAATTCTGCTACTTCTATAACTAATATATCCACCTGTGGTAGTACAGATGGTGCTATTGACGTGGCTATTACTGGTTCATTTACAGGTCCAACTACATTTACATGGACAGGCCCAGCTGGATTTACAGATCCAAATACTGAAGATTTAACTGGATTAGATATAGCTGGTGATTATCAATTGACAATTGAGGATGCTGGTTGTACAATAGTGAGTAATATATTTACAATTACTGCGCCAACTCCACCGACTTCTGTAGCTGGAGCAGATTCTACTATTTGCTTACCTACAATCCAACTTTATGCGGATGCCTTAGCAGCTGACCAAGTTGGTGAATGGCAAATTGTAAGTCAGCCTGCAGGAGCAACTGCTAATATTATTGATCCAACCAGTCCTACCACAAGTTTTGAAGATTTATTTGAGCTTGGTGATTATACTTTAGCTTGGATTTTAGAAAATACATTAACAAATTGTTCTGATAGTGATACCATAGTAATTACAAGAAAAGATATTACAATTGCTGATGCAGGAACGGATATTGAAACCTGTAGTGGTATTGTAGCATTATCTGGTAATGCAAGTGGAGTAGACGAAACAGGGACATGGTCAATTATTAGCTCACCAGCAGGAGCTGTAGCTGATTTTGATGATGCTAACATTGAAAATACTAATTTTAGTATTAATGATTTAACGGTATCAGGTGATTATGTTATCAGGTGGACTATTACAGACGATAATAATATATGTACTGAAACATTTGAGGATATTACTATTACCTATGAATTGGCACCAAGTGCTGGTACTTTTAATACAGCTCCTTCGGTAAATCTTTCAACAGGAGATAGTCCTTTTGATTTATTTACTCTATTAGATAATGAAGATACAGGTGGAACCTGGGCTTTAACATCTTCTAGTAATGCAGGTGGTACTGACCCTAGCTTTGATGTAAATACTGGTGAAGTAGACCTTTCTATTGCAAGTACAGGAATTTATGAATTCACGTATACGGTAAATGGAACCTTAGCATGTGCGACAGATTCAGAGACGGTTACTATAGATTACTTAAATTTCGAATGCGAAGACACCAAATTTACAGCAATAACTGAAGATGCTACTTGTCAAGGTGTTCAAGATGGTGAAGTGTTCTTGTTTTTACAATCAGTAAGTAATGTAGATTCCTTAGATATTACGATCAACTCAGTAGTTATGGATACCTTCTCCATAAAATTAGGGAATCCAGGTAGTGGTAATTTGGCGCAAATTGATACTACTTTCTTCGCTGGAAATTACGAGGTGATTCTAAAAGATTTAGTAAATAGTTGTGAAGATACCATATCTGTGCTCGTGGGTCAAAAGCAATCAATTTTACCGTTAATCAATACTTCTGATGCAACTTGTGATAATCCTGTTGGGCAAATCCAGGTTACTATAGATGGTACATTTGATTTTGTATTATTAGATTCAACTGATGCACCATTAGATACCACTAATACTGGTCTTTTCACTGATTTAGCTCCAGCTAAATATGGTATTGCATTTAATAATACTGGAGGATGTCAGATAGATACTGTTAAGAATATTATAATAAATGAACCTACTCAGGTTTCTAATAGTGCTCTTGATTTAACAGTAGTAGAACCAAGTTGTAATACAACTACTGCTCAAATCTTAATCAATTTTGAGTTAGAAGGGGAGTATCTGTATCAAATTTTAGATACTGCTGAAGTGGTTATTGATTCTATTACAACTGATTCGGGATCATGGACATTAGAATTGGATACATTAGGTCTATTTGAATTAGTGGTTACTAATATTGATAATCCTGGAGTATGTGAGCCAAATAGTAGAAACTTCAATATCGAAAGATCTGGAGGATTTACTGCCACTGTCGTAGATAAAACTGATGTGGTTTGCTTTGGTGATAATACTGGTTCAGTTACGATTGAATTGGATGGTATTGGAAGTGGCTTTTATTCTTTAGATGGATTTATTTGGAATGAATTCATATCTGGAGAACCAATCACAGGTTTAACAGCACAAAGAAGTATTCTTGTGAGTGATCAAGGAGGTACTTCAGAATGTGAACAATCCATAACTATCGATATTCAACATCTAAGTCAACCTATTGAATTTGTAGGTAATGCAAATATTACTTTGGTAACTCAAGCGAGTTGTACAACTGCAGAAGAAATTGGAGTAATTAAAGTACCTGAGGTTACAGGAGGGGTTGCACCTTATGTATATTCAATTGATGGTGACTTAGTTGAATTAGATAGCGATAGAAATATTTCAGGTTTAGCTAGAAATGCAGATGAATTAACCATCACTGATGCTACTGGTTGCTCAGAGACATTTGATATAAGATCAATTGTTTCTCCGAATGAAATCAGAGCGGAAGTAGTTGAAATAAATCCTACTAATAATTGTGTGGATGAGCCTGAAGGAATATTAGTAACCATTGATCAAACCACAATTGATAATGTTCCTGGTCCATATAATTTAATAATAAATAAAGTAAATGATACTACCACTTCAGAATATGTGTTGAATATCAATACAAATGGAAGTAGAGAGTTTACGATTTCTCAATTTGATTTAGATAATAATGTTCCTTTTGAAAAAGGAGCTAGATATCGTTGGACAATAAGAGCAACTGATGATGATCAAGCTTGTTCAGCAGATAATTTTGTAACCATAAACGGTGGCGCTATTATCCCTACTTTTGATATTCAAGCGAATGATGTAGCTTGTTTCCAAGAGTCTGGTTCAATTGAAATATCTAATATTGTAGCAGATGAAACTATTCCTTTGAATATTGAAGTGTATGAAGGGAATGATGTTGATCCAACTCAAATTTTCACATTGAATTCAATTCCGGAAAGCAGAATGTTCTTAATCGATCAAAGTCTTTATGGAATGGTTGCAAGGGGGGATTATATTATCAAATTGACTCAACAGCCTGACAATTGTAATAGTGTAATTGAGTCTGAAAATGCAGCCATTTTTATTGATGCTCCAGTAAATCAATTGAATGTAGAGCTTGTACCTGAACCAAACTTGCCTCCAGGAATAGAAAGGGAAAGAGCGGATATGAATCCTATGCCTACTACAAGACCAGATCAAGCGAATGGTTCAATTAGTATTAGATTAGTAGAGCCAACTTCTGGTGCAAATGGTTACTCTGCTCAAATATTCTTATTAACTCCTTTAGGTGGAAATAATAGTGCAGATTATATCTTACCAGAAGAACCTATAGATTTTGGAGCTGATCAGACTATAACATTTGATAATTTGCTACCGGGTGTGTATGAGATTGAATACTATGATACATTCGGATGTGGAACGGATGGTAGTAAATTAGTATTTGATGGAGAGGGATCTTCTGATATTACAGTTGATTTCGATAGAAGTCCATTCATTCCAAACGTATTTACTCCAAACAATGACGGTAAGAATGATTTCTTCAGAATTTTAAATCTACCTGATAATGGTGCTGAATTGGTAGTTACAAACAGAAATGGTACTATCGTTTACAGAGATAGTAACTATAGAAATAGCAACCTTTGGGATGGTGGGGACAACCCTGATGGAGTTTACTTCTACCAATTAACAGTAGATGGAAATACTCAAAGCGGTTGGGTTGAAATCATAAGAGGAAGAAGATAA